The following nucleotide sequence is from Actinomycetes bacterium.
TGGGGAACCCTCCTCCGTGGGGCTCGGGTGCGAGGTCAGAACTTGCCCAGTGCGATCTCCGACAGCAGCAAGGCAAGGGGAAGAAGTCCGAAAACGGTGGCCAGCGCGACCATCCAGGAGCGCTCGTGGTGACGGATCATCGCGACGAAGCCGGTGACGACAGCGCCGATCCCGCACGCCCAGATGCCCAGGCCCCACACGAGCTGTGCCCAGCTGTCGGTGTAGCTGGCGGCTGGTTCGACGACGTTGAGCGCGAAGGCAAGCACCAGCAGGACGACGCCCGCGACGCAGAGCCCTGCGAGCGTGACCGCCCGCCGGCCCACGCGGGATTGCGGCCACCCCCGCATGTCGTGACGAGTGCTGGAATGCGTGGTCATACCTCGGATCTCATCGTGGCGTGGCCCGGCCTACCAGAGTCCAAAGCCCTCCCCGGCGCCCCGCCCGAACGGTTCTGGAACAGCCGGACCGGAGAGCTTCCGGGGCGGCGACGTGCCCGCGTCATACCGCCGCGACAGCAGTGGGCTGTGAACCCTCCGCTCAAAGCCGCACTCCGCGCGGCACCCAGGCAGGCGGCGTTTGACAGCGCCTGTGGGACAAACGCCTCGGGGACCGCACCATTCGCCGGCGTTCATGGATAGCCGACAATCACGATGCCCTCGAAGGGGTCGTCACTCATGCCACCGCCCGAGCGCCCCTGCCGATCCAGGGCGGGTCGATCCGGCGCTGGGTGCGGTGCTGACACGATCTCGATCCGGCGGGCTGGCGCGGCCGGATGGGCGTCCGGTTCGGTGCTTGGGACAGGTGGTGACCTTCGCCTCTACGGAGGTTGGCGGGTGGGCCGGGAGGCTGTTAGGTGGCCGCCTGGGGCGGCGTAGCCCTGGCTGCACGTGTGGCGGCCGGGAGGTGAGTGGTGTGACTGATCTTCAGCACAGGATCGTTCCGACGACGACGCCGGTCGAGCACCACGGGTCGGTGCGTGAGCACCGGGCCGCAGCCACCACGGCCGGGGTTCTGTACATCACCGGGACGGTGGCTGGAGTCCTGAGCGTGGCCGTGAGTGCTCCGGTCCGTGGTGCGGTCGACCCGTTGGCCTACGGCGCGGAGCACTCCGGCACGGTGGTGACCGTGGCGCTGCTCGTGCTCGTGATGGGGCTGTCGCTCGCGTTCGTCCCCGTCGTGTTGTTCCCGGTGCTGCGCCAGGTCAACGAGGTGCTGGCGGTCGGCTACCTGATCGTTCGCGGAGCGGTCGAGACTGTCGGCTACGCCGTCATGGCGATCGGCTGGCTGCTGGTCGTGCCAATCGGTGCGGCCCTGGCGGCCGGAGCGGGCACCGGCACACCGGCCGGCGTCCGGGTCGGCAACCTGGTCATCGATGCCGACGCCGCGAACGCCGTGTTCACGATGGTGTTCTGCCTGGGTGCCGCCCTGTTCTACGTGCTGCTGTACCGCTCACGCATCGTCCCCCGTTGGATCGCGTGGTGGGGTCTGGCGGCGATCCCGCTGTACGTGGCGGCCGACCTGCTCGCGATGTACGGCGTGCTCGATGCCAACTCCTCCGCGCAGACTCTCCTGTTCATGCCGATGGCCGTGCAGGAGATGGTGCTCGCGGTCTGGATGATCGCGCGCGGCTTCCGTCCAGCGGCTATGGCGACAAGGTCCGGGCTCGTGAGCGGCACTCCGGCCGGCGCGTCGCGGTAGTGGGGTGGCGTAAACGAAGTGTCGTTAGGACTCGGGTTTGCCGAAAGGAGTGGGCGATGAGCACCGCGGCAGCCCGATCGCCGAGAGTGCCGCCGCCGTGGTTCGTGCACATCGCTTGGCGCGCTCATCGAGCGCTCTACCGGCTCAGTGGGGGGCGCTTCCTGTGGACCACGTCGAACAAGCGGGGCTGGGGTGCGCTGCGTCTTACGACCATCGGGCGGAAGTCCGGGCAGGAACGCAGCGCCATCATCGGCTACCTCGAGGACGGCCCCAACCTCGTCGCGCTCGCGATGAACGGCTGGTACGAGGGCCATCCCTCGCGGTGGCTCAACCTGCAGGCGCACCCCGACGCCGTTGTTCGAATGGCGGGCCAGCATCCGCGTCCGGTGCGCGCGCGCCTGGCTGCGGGGCAGGACCGTGATCGGCTGTGGCAGCGCTGGATCGACGTCGATCCGCAGATCGACGCCTATGCCGGCCAGCGGTCGACCGAGACGCCACGTGGTCGTCCTCGAACCACGCGACGGAACCGCCGCAGCAGACTCGGCGCGCAACAAGTGATCCGACGAATGGAGTCGTGATGGCTGAGACCCGGGCAGGCTGGTACGCCGACCCCCAAGATCCGCGCTACCTACGCTACTGGGACGGCGTGGCGTGGACCGATCAGCGGGCAGCTCTTCCGCAGGCCCCACCGCCGCCGCCACCGCTCCCTGCGCCGGGACCTGTTGCGCCCCGATCTGCGCCGGCGCCCTATCCGGCGCGGCTCCAGGTGGACTTCGCCACGTCGTACAACCGGCTGACGACATTCTTCCGACTCGTGATGATCATCCCGATCGCCATCGTCATGGGCGTCCTGACAGCCGGCGGCACGACGACCGCCTACGACCAGGCAGGAAGGACGGTGACCACGAGCACCGGCGGGATCGTGTCGGGACTGTTCCTGGCCACGCTCCTGATGATCCTGTTCCGCAAGCGCTACCCCCGATGGTGGTTCGACTTCGCCCAGGAGCTGGCCCGGTTCTCGACCCGCATCGGTGCCTACCTCGCCCTGCTGACCGATGAGTACCCGTCGACCGTCGACCACCAGCGGGTCCACCTCGACCTCGACTACCCTGACGCCGAGGCGGACCTGAGCCGCGGGCTGCCACTGGTCAAATGGTTCCTGGCGATCCCGCACTTCATCGTGCTGTTCGCCTTGACCATCGCGGCGTTCTTCGTGGTCGTCATCGCGTGGTTCTCAATCCTGTTCACCGGCCGCTACCCGCGCG
It contains:
- a CDS encoding nitroreductase family deazaflavin-dependent oxidoreductase; its protein translation is MPPPWFVHIAWRAHRALYRLSGGRFLWTTSNKRGWGALRLTTIGRKSGQERSAIIGYLEDGPNLVALAMNGWYEGHPSRWLNLQAHPDAVVRMAGQHPRPVRARLAAGQDRDRLWQRWIDVDPQIDAYAGQRSTETPRGRPRTTRRNRRSRLGAQQVIRRMES
- a CDS encoding DUF4389 domain-containing protein, coding for MDFATSYNRLTTFFRLVMIIPIAIVMGVLTAGGTTTAYDQAGRTVTTSTGGIVSGLFLATLLMILFRKRYPRWWFDFAQELARFSTRIGAYLALLTDEYPSTVDHQRVHLDLDYPDAEADLSRGLPLVKWFLAIPHFIVLFALTIAAFFVVVIAWFSILFTGRYPRALFDFVVGVGRWWLRVDAYAFLLVTDRYPPFSLD
- a CDS encoding DUF4386 domain-containing protein — translated: MTDLQHRIVPTTTPVEHHGSVREHRAAATTAGVLYITGTVAGVLSVAVSAPVRGAVDPLAYGAEHSGTVVTVALLVLVMGLSLAFVPVVLFPVLRQVNEVLAVGYLIVRGAVETVGYAVMAIGWLLVVPIGAALAAGAGTGTPAGVRVGNLVIDADAANAVFTMVFCLGAALFYVLLYRSRIVPRWIAWWGLAAIPLYVAADLLAMYGVLDANSSAQTLLFMPMAVQEMVLAVWMIARGFRPAAMATRSGLVSGTPAGASR